One part of the Ornithodoros turicata isolate Travis chromosome 2, ASM3712646v1, whole genome shotgun sequence genome encodes these proteins:
- the LOC135385039 gene encoding tryptase-2-like produces the protein MAARPAWILLLLLCIGPLAVQHHNVAAISGANMTCGVSMFPDDPDFRIVGGREANKGEWPWQVSIRLTHPQAGKIGHWCGGVLLNDQWVLTAAHCIVNPLFVLPQPVFWKIRLGEHRQKLTEGTEKTIQVSHVYHYPWYRGYDQDIALMRMEKKVQFNKYISPICLPDSEDEFQDLVCAATGWGKVDYNAKPANFLQEVFVKVYDNSVCDRAYRPKFKIPIKKWHLCAGTLEGGKGTCHGDSGGPLQCKMFDGKWYVTGITSFGSGCAKKGFPDVYSKVAHYVDWIHEVMKRPH, from the exons ATGGCTGCACGTCCCGCGTGGATCTTGCTACTGCTGCTGTGCATTGGACCCTTGGCCGTGCAACATCACAATGTCGCTGCCATCTCGGGAGCCAACATGA CTTGTGGAGTATCCATGTTCCCTGACGACCCTGATTTCCGGATTGTCGGAGGAAGAGAAGCAAACAAGGGCGAGTGGCCTTGGCAG GTGTCAATACGACTAACGCATCCACAAGCCGGCAAAATTGGCCACTGGTGCGGTGGAGTCTTACTCAATGACCAATGGGTGCTCACTGCGGCGCACTGCATAGTCAA TCCACTGTTCGTGCTACCACAACCTGTGTTCTGGAAGATACGACTTGGCGAGCACCGACAAAAGCTTACAGAGGGAACCGAGAAGACGATTCAGGTGTCCCACGTGTATCACTATCCTTGGTACCGCGGCTACGATCAAGACATCGCCTTAATGAGGATGGAGAAGAAGGTTCAATTCAACAAATACATCAGTCCCATCTGCTTGCCAGACTCCGAAGACGAGTTTCAAGATCTCGTCTGTGCGGCTACAGGATGGGGGAAAGTTGACTACA ATGCAAAACCAGCTAACTTCCTCCAAGAGGTCTTCGTGAAGGTCTACGACAACTCCGTATGTGACCGAGCGTATCGGCCCAAGTTCAAGATTCCTATAAAGAAATGGCATCTGTGCGCGGGAACACTCGAAGGCGGCAAAGGAACTTGTCAC GGCGATTCAGGAGGACCCCTGCAGTGCAAAATGTTTGACGGCAAGTGGTACGTCACAGGAATTACGTCTTTTGGTTCCGGCTGTGCTAAAAAGGGATTCCCAGATGTTTACAGCAAAGTTGCTCACTACGTAGACTGGATCCATGAAGTCATGAAACGACCACACTGA